The Alistipes finegoldii DSM 17242 DNA segment GATGCTGTCGTACAGCCTTTGATTGCGTTCGGAAGTGGCGGTGTTCAGGCTGTCGGGCTTGAATCCGTCGGGCGAGTTTATGTTGGGAGAAGTTATTTCGGGACCGCGCATGCCGGGACCGGCCGTTCGGGCGAAACAAACGCTCACTGCCGCGAGGACGGTCAGTACGAGTATGCAGATCCGGCGATACATGTCATCAAAGATAACGTAATTTTTCGGCAAAACGTATAAAAAAGCGCTTCCCCGAAACAGGAAAAGACGGCCTTGGCGGTCGTCTTTTCCTCAATATACACTCTCTGCGGATGTTATCTCCGGGCATGTCCTGCGATTTTTCCGCCTTCCGGAATCGTACCGGGCCCGTGACGCCGCGTCGGAGTCCGTCTGCGCGCCCTTCCGGTTCTACCTGCGTCCCTCCTTGGCCTCGATACACTCGGTGGCGTGGGGCACTTTCATCAGGCGCTCCTTGGGAATGAGCTTGCCCGTGGTTTTACAGATGCCGTAAGTCTTATTCTCGATACGCACGAGCGCCATTTCCAGATTGTGTATGAACTTCATCTGGTGCGCCGCCAAGCGTCCGCTCTCCTCTTTCGAGAGAGTCGCTGCGCCCTCTTCGAGGACCTTGAACGTCGGCGAGGTATCTTCCGTGTCGTTGTCTGCCGTGTGGGTGATAGTGGCGCGCAGCAGCTCGTAGTCCGCACGCGCGTTCTCCAGCTTCTTCAGGATAAGCTGCTTGAACTCTTCGAGTTCGGCGTCGCTGTATCTCGTTCTTTCGTCTGCCATAGTCGTCTTCTCCTTAATTAGGTTTTATGTAAAATTAACTATTTTTTTCGTAAATACCAAATTTTACATCTCATTATACGATTCCGCCCGGACATACCCGCGCATCGTGCTCAGCATGAAACGCTTGCCGTTCCAAATTCACCGAAAAAGGGACTCGGAGACGTTCCGGACGGGCTAAATCCGCGTTACGGCGATCCGTACCGGCTCGTCATCGACATCCGAATCGACGATCACTCCGCCCGCAGGTTGTGCCGCGGTCTTGACCTCGACGGCCAGCGTCTGCGATGCGATGTAACCGGCGTATTTGGCGACGGCGTCGGCCACGAGCTCCTTCTGCTCGATCTCGACCCGGATCTTGTCCGTCACTTCGAATCCCGAATCCTTGCGGATATTCTGGATGCGGTTTATCAACTCGCGTGCCACGCCTTCCGCGCGCAGCTCCTCCGTTACGGTGATGTCGAGCGCCACGGTCAGCTTGCCTTCCGACGCCACGAGCCAGCCCGGCATGTCCTCCGAGGTGATCTCGAAATCGGCGGGGGTTACGGCGATCTTCTCGGCGCCGAGGTCGAGGATCGTCTCCGGAGCGGCTTCGATTTCGGCGATCCGCTCCTGCGTGAACTCCGCGGTCATGGCGGCGATCTGCTTCATGTATTTGCCGTAGCGCGGTCCCAGCGTCTTGAAGTTGGGCTTGATGCGCTTGGTGATAATGCCCGCCGTGTTCTCGATCAGCTCGATCTCCTTGACATTCACCTCGTTCATGATGAGCGTCTTCACGGCGGCGATATGCTGCGCCATTGCCGGGTCGAGCACCGGAATCAGTATTTTGGTCAGCGGCTGGCGCACCTTGATCGAGACTTTGCGGCGCAGGGCCAGCACCATCGACGATACGCGCTGGGCCAGCGACATCATCTCTTCCAGATCGGCGTCGATCAGCTTCCCGTCGGCCTTCGGGAAGGTCGAGAGGTGTACCGATTCGTCCGTATGGCGGCCGCTTACGGCGTTCAGGTCGCAGAAAATGCGGTCCGAGATGAACGGTGCGAACGGCGCCGCGAGCATCGAAACGGTCTCCAGACAGGTGTAAAGCGTCTGATAGGCCGCCAGTTTGTCCTCGTTCATGCCGCCGCCCCAGAAACGCTTGCGGTTGAGGCGTACGTACCAGTTGGAGAGGTTTTCGCCCACGAACTCCTGAATGGCGCGCGCCGCAGGCGTCGGGTCGTAATCTTCGAGCGAACGCGTCACGTCCCTGACCAGCGTGTTGAGCAGCGAGATGATCCAGCGGTCGATCTCCGGACGCTTCTCCACGGGAACCTCCGGCTCCCGGCCCGTAAATCCGTCCACGTTGGCGTAGAGGGCGAAGAACGAATAGGTATTGTAGAGCGTTCCGAAGAACTTGCGGCGCACTTCGTCCACGCCGTCCCTATCGAATTTGAGGTTGTCCCACGGCTGCGAGTTGGAGATCATGTACCAGCGCGTGGCGTCGGCTCCGTAGGTGGCCAGCACCTCGAACGGATCGACGCCGTTGCCCAGGCGCTTGGACATCTTGTTGCCGTTCTTGTCGAGCACAAGACCGTTCGAAATGATGTTCTTGAAAGCCACCGAGTCGAACAGCATCGAGGCGATGGCGTGCAGCGTGAAGAACCAGCCGCGCGTCTGGTCCACGCCTTCGGCGATGAAGTCGGCCGGATAGACCGTCTTGAAATGCTCGCCGCCGTTCTCGAACGGGTAGTGCAGCTGCGCATAGGGCATGGCTCCCGAATCGAACCACACGTCGATCAAGTCGCTTTCGCGCTTCATCGGCTCGCCCTTCGACGAGACCAGCACGATGCCGTCCACATAGGGGCGGTGCAGGTCGATATTTTTGGTCGAATAGTTCTCCGCCGACATGTCGCCGACCTTGAAATTTTTGTAGGGATTCTCCTTCATGAAGCCTGCGGCGACCGACTTTTCGATTTCGCCCGTCAGCTCTTCGATCGAGCCGATGCACTTCAGCTCCGAGTAGTCCTCCGTCGCCCATACCGGCAGCGGGGTTCCCCAGAAGCGCGAACGCGAAAGGTTCCAGTCCACCAATCCTTCGAGCCACTTGCCGAAACGGCCCGTGCCGGTCGATTCGGGCTTCCAGCGGATCGTCTTGTTTAGTTCGATCATCCGCTCGCGCAGGGCCGTGGTGCGGATGAACCACGAGTCGAGCGGGTAGTAGAGCACCGGTTTGTCCGTACGCCAGCAGTGGGGGTAGGAGTGGGTGTGCTTCTCGATCTTGAAGGCCTTGTTTTCGGCTTTGAGCATCACCGCGATGTCGATGTCGAGCGTCGTCTCGGCATCGCAGGCGATATTCGGATCGTATGCGTTTTTCACATAACGGCCCGCATACTCCCTGTATTTTGCGGCGTCGACATTATTTTTCACGAATTCGGGATCGAGCTCCTCCAGCAGAAAGAATTTGCCCTGCCTGTCTACCATCGGCTGATTTTTGCCGGCCTTGTCCACCATGAACAGCGGCGCAATGCCTGCGGCGCGGCCTACGCGGTCGTCGTCGGCACCGAACGTCGGCGCGATATGCACGATGCCCGTACCGTCCGAAGTGGTCACGTAGTCGCCGACGATCACGCGGAACGCGTCGCCCATCGGCTTTACCCACGGGATGAGCTGCTCGTAGCGGATGCCTTCCAGTTCGGGACCCTGCCAGCTTTCGCCCGTAATCTCATAGGTTCCCTCCATTTTCTTGGTGAAGTATGCGGGCACGAGCTCTTTGGCGAGGATGACCGTCTGCGGACGGTCGGTATAGGGGTTGCGGCATTTGACCTTGACGTATTCGATCGCGGGACCTACGGCCAGCGCCGTGTTCGAGGGCAGGGTCCACGGCGTGGTAGTCCAAGCCAAGAAATAGAGCGGTCCCTCGACGCCGGCGAAAAGCTTCTCGCTCTTCTGGTCGCGGATGACTTCGAACTGCGCCGTGCAGGTCGTGTCCTTGACGTCGCGGTAGCAGCCGGGCTGGTTCAGCTCGTGGGTCGAGAGACCCGTTCCCGCCGCCGGCGAGTAGGGCTGGATGGTGTAGCCCTTGTAGAGCAGCCCCTTGTCGAAGAGCTGCTTGAGGAGCCACCACAGCGTCTCGATGTATTTGTTGTCGTAGGTGATGTAGGGATCGTCCATGTTGACCCAGTAGCCCATCTTGCGGGTCAGGTCCTCCCACATGCCCGTAAACTCCATGACGGCTTCGCGGCAGGTGCGGTTGTATTCTTCGATGGTGATCTTTTTGCCGATGTCCTCCTTGGTGATGCCGAGCTTCTTCTCGACGCCCAGTTCGACCGGAAGTCCGTGCGTATCCCAGCCCGCCTTGCGGTGCACGAGGTAGCCCTGCTGCGTTTTGTAGCGGCAGAAAACGTCCTTGATCGTACGGGCCATGACGTGGTGGATGCCCGGCGTGCCGTTGGCCGACGGGGGGCCTTCGTAAAATACGAACGCGGGGTGTCCTTCGCGCGTGGTGATGCTTTTATGGAATGTATCGCGGGCGTCCCACTCGCCGAGCACGTCGGCGGCCGTCTGCGCCAGATCGAGACCTTTATACTCTTTGAACTTCATGGTGTATGTGTTTTGTTTTCGTTCGGATCCTGCACCCGGAGCAAAGCCGGAACTGCCGGAAACGTCATTCGTTTTCCGACAACTCGCAAAGATATAAAAAAGATTTGAAAATCTGCAAAATTCCGCCGATTAGGCCGCCGCCGCAAAAACGGCGTGGGCTTATTCCGCGATCGGCATTTCGACCCGGAAGCAGGAACCTTCGCCGACGGCGGAATCGACGCCGATTTGTGCGCCCATCTGCTCCGCGATGCTCTTGCAGATCGAAAGTCCGAGTCCGGTGCCCTGCGTGAAGGTGTCCACCTTGTAAAACCGTTCGAAGATTTTGTCCAGCTCTTCGGCCGGAATGCCGATGCCCGTGTCGCGGACATAGAGACTCAGCCGGTCCCGTTTGCGTTCGAATCCCACCGTGACGAATCCTTTTGGTGTGAATTTCAGTGCGTTGCGGATGAAGTTGGCCAATATCTGCATCAGCCCCTGCCTGTATTGGCAGACGGTGCAGGAGGGCAGTCCCTTTTCGACGTCCAGCACGACTTCCTCCGGAGTCTGCAGGCGGAACGTTTCGACGGCTTCGCGGCAGAGCGTCCGCAGGTCGAACCGGGTCCTGACCAGATCGGCATGCCCCGATTCGATGCGCGAGAGGTCCAGTACGTCGGATATGATCTGCAGCAGCAGTCCGTTGTTGAGCGACACGATGTCGTTGTACTCTTTGCGCACTTCGGGGTCCTCCTCGGTGGTCAGCAGCTGCGAAAAGCCTACGATGGCGTTGAGCGGCGTGCGGATTTCGTGGCTCATGTTGGCGAGGAACGCCGTCTTGAGCTTGTTGGACTCCTCGGCCCGCTCCTTGGCGGCGATCAGCTCCTGCTCGGTCTGTTTGAGCGCCGTGATGTCGTAATTGATTCCCAGCATGTCGATCACCTGCTCCTGCGGCCGGTAGTCGCGGCAGATGAGGTGGATTTTGATCCATGTCGTCCGGCCGTCGTCGTGCAGGACGCGGCAGGAGACCGATGCCGACTGTATCTCCCCGGACTCGAACTGCGCCAGCCGGTTCAGCAGCACCGTGCGGTCGTCGGGGGGGATATGACGGTATTTGCCGATGACGTCGCCGATGGCGGCCGTGTCGGCTTCGCCGTAGTTGCGCAGCCAGACGCTCTGCGCATAACCCTCTTTGTTGCAGAGGTTGTAGTTGATGTATCCCACCTGCGCGTATTCGGAGATAAGGCGGAACAGCGCTTCGAATTCCGTGAGCCGGTCCTGCGTCTGGCGGAGTTCCGTGTTGTCGATGTTGATGAGCAGGTAGTGGGTGATTTCGCCCGTGTCGTTGTAGAGACACCGGATGCGGGCCGTCCAGTCGATGTAGCCGCTCCGGCTGGTGTCGTAATAGCTTCGGGCTTTCGAAAAATCGTAGCGTGTGGTGAAGTCCGTACCCCGGCCTTCGCGGATGCAGTCCTTGATCTCGGCCGAGAAGTTGGGGTTGTCGAAAATGCTGAGTCCCCGGATGCCTGCCGGATCGGTTACGCCGAACATTTCCAGATCGCGGGCGTTGATGTCCACCAGATGCCCTGTGCGGTCGTATATCTCGATGCCGATCGGGGCGTTCTGAATGACGTTGCGCAGCAGTTTCTCCTTTTCGTCGAGCGCCTGATGCGCCGTGACGACGTCCGTGATGTCGAGGATCAGGATCACGATCTCCGTCGCGTCGTTGGGGGTGTTGTAGAGGAAGCTGCGGCAGTAGCGGCCGGTTTTGGAGGCATGCCACTGGTCCATCTTGTAATCCCCCAGCCTGATGGCCGCCAGCTCGTCGATGTGCCGGTCTACGGGGATGTCTATTTCGCGGGCGGTCTTGTCGAGGTAATCAGCGGCGTCTACGCCCAGAATCTGCTGCGCCGTCTGGTTGACCGAGAGGAAAAGGTAGTCGGTCGCCTGGCCGTCGTCGTCGTAGAGCAGCCGGATGCGGAAGTAGCCGATCGGCAGGTGGTCGAGCAGCTCGTCCATGTGTTTGTTCTCCTTCAGCACCGCGTAATAGTTGCTTTCGAGCGTGAGGACGTCCGCCTCTTTCCGGCCGGCGACCGGAACGCGCTGGAGGTAGCCGAAGAGTTTGATGCCCTGCTGCGGGTCCGATTGTTTGCGGACGAGCTGCGTATGGATCCATATTTCGCCTTCCGGCAGTACGACGGGGAACGTTTCGTCGAAATGGTTTCCGACCTTGAGCGACAGGAATTCGTTGTGTATCCGTGTCCGGTAATCTTCGCGCGTCAGCGGCATCAGTTCCCCGACTGCGGCCCGGTTGCTGCCGAGTCCCAGCAGATCGACGATGTAGTCGGAGAAGAACAGTTCGCCCGTGCGGAAATCCGCCTTCCACCACCCCATTTGGGCCGCGTCGAGCAGCTGCATCAACGATTGAAGATCGGGAGCGCCGGAGGTAAACATAACGGAGTCGCAGTTAAGTGTATGAAAGCGTGCGGGTGACGCGGGCCGGATTGCCGACGGCAACCGAATCCGCGGGAATGTCGCGCGTAACTACCGAACCCGCTCCAATTATCGCGCCGTTGCCGATCCGGACGCCCGGACAGACGATGACGCCGCCGCCCAGCCAGCAGTTGTCGCCGATGGTGATCGGTTTGCCGGCTTCGCGGCCTGTCGCACGCAGGTCGGGGTCCAGCGGATGGTGCGGGGTGAGCAGCTGTACCTTGGGCCCTATCAGCGTATTGCGCCCGATACGGATCGGAGCCAGATCGAGGAAGACGCAGTCGAAATTGACGAAAGAGCCTTCGCCGATATGGATGTTGTAGCCGTAATCGCAGTAAAAGGGCGCGCGGATGAATCCGGCTGCATTGGGACAGAGCTCGCGCAGAGCGGCGCGGTATGCTGCGTCGTGGCCGGGACATTCGGCGTTGAGCCGGTGCATCAGCAGCGTGGCGCGGTCGCGGTCGGCCGTCAGCTCCTCGTCGCGCGGGTCGAACCATTCGCCCGCCAGCATCTTCTCTTTCTCGCTTTTCATACGAGCGGGATATTTTATTCGAACGACTGCAGTTCGATCAGTTTGGCGTAGATTCCTCCGCGGGCCATCAGTTCGGCGTGCGTGCCCTGTTCGGCGATGCGTCCGTGATCGACGACGATGATCTTGTCGGCGTTGTGGATCGTGCTCAGACGGTGTGCGATGACTACCGAAGTACGGCCCTCCAGCAACTTGTTGAGGGCGTCCTGCACGAGTTTTTCGCTCTCGGTGTCGAGGGCCGAAGTCGCCTCGTCGAGAATCAGGATGTCGGGGTTTTTCAATACGGCGCGGGCGATGGAGAGACGCTGCCGCTGGCCGCCCGAAAGTTTCACGCCGCGGTCGCCGATATTGGTCCGATAGCCTTCGGGCGCTTCGGTGATGAAGCAGTCGGCATTGGCGATTCGGGCCGCTTCGACGATCTCCTCGTGCGAAGCTCCGGCCTTGCCCATGGCGATGTTGCCTTCGATGGTGTCGTTGAAAAGCACGGTGTCCTGCGATACGACGCTCATGTGTGCGCGCAGGCTCTCCTGCGTGTAGTCGCGGATCGAAACGCCGTCGATGAGGATGTCGCCCGCCGTAACGTCGTAGAAACGCGGAACAAGCTCGCTGAGCGTCGATTTGCCGCCTCCCGACGGTCCCACGAGCGCCACGGTCTCCCCGCGTTTGATGTCGAACGAAATGCCGTCGATCACCTCGCGGCTGCCGTCGTAGGAGAAGTGTATGTCGCGGAATTCGATCTTGTCTTTCAGGCCGTTCAGCTCCAGCGCGCCGGGCTTGTCCTGAATTTCGCTCTGGGCGTCGATGATCGAGAAGATGCGCTCTCCGGCCGCGATGCCCTGATTGATGTTGGCGAACTGGTCGATGAAGGTGCGCACGGGGCGCGTGATCTGCGAGAACATGGCGACGAAGGCGATGAAGCCTTCGGGGCTGAGCGACCCCTTGAATACGAGCGAACCGCCGAATACGAGGATGACGCCCACGGCCGAGATGCCGAGGAATTCGCTCATCGGCGAAGCCAGCTGCTGGCGGCGCGCCATCGAGAGGGTCAGCCGGGCCAGATCGGCGTTCAGGTCGTAGAACTTCTGCTTGATATAATCCACGGCGTTGTAGCTCTTGATGACCTTGATGCCCGAAAGGGACTCGTCGAGCGTCGATACCAGCTCGCCCATGCGCTGCTGGCTCGTGCGGGCCGGGTGGCGCAGGCGTTTGACGATGCTGCCGATGATGAGGGCCACCACGGGCAGAAACAGCACCGAGAAGAGGGCCAGCTCCCACGATATGGCGACCATCATCACCGTGTAGCCGATGATGAGGAACGGCTCGCGGAAAGCCACCTGCAGGGTGTTGGTGATGCAGAACTGCACCACGCCGACGTCGGAGGTGATTTTCGAAATGATGTCGCCCTTGCGCTGGTCGCTGAAAAAGCCGACGTGCATGTCCACCACCTTCGAGAACATCTCGTTGCGCATGCGCTGCAGGGTGCGGGTGCGCATGTTCTCCACCGTCCAAGAGCCCAGATAGCGGAACAGGTTGCTCAGCAGGCTCACGAAAATGGTCACCACGGCGAGCATGAGCAGTACGTTTTCGGGGTTGTATTCGTTGAACAGATGCGAGTAGGTGTAGTTGAACAAGGCTGTCAGGTATTCCTGATTGAAGGCCAGCGGGGGAAGTTTCTCCACATATACGAACGTGTAGTCGGCGTCGAACATCGTCTTGAGGATCGGCATGATCAGCAGGAACGTGAGCGAGTTGAACAGCGCGTAGAGCAGCGAGTAGAAGAAATAGGGAATTGCGTATTTCTGGATGGGTCGGGCGAAACCCAAGAGCCTCATGTATATTTTAAGCATTACGGGCGGATTATTTGCAGGTTATGTGATAATCGGGACAAAGATAGGAATAATAATGATAAAATCGGACCCTGCGGGTCAAAAGTGCGAAGTTTAGGAGAAATAAGGGCCGAAAAAGGAAAAGAGGCGGGCGTTGCCGCTCACCTCCCTTCCGGTTCATAACCAGTGTCTTCCGATAAATGCGCCTTGTCGTTGGCGGCGGCCACGGCCAGTTGGTCGCAGCGGTTGTTCTCGACCGTATCGGCATGCCCCTTGACCCATACGAACCGCACGTTGTGGCGTCGGTATATGCGCAGGAAACGCATCCACAGGTCGGGATTCTTCTTGCCGGCGAACCGTTTCTTCTCCCAGCCGAACACCCAGCCTTTCGTCACGGCGTCCACGACGTATTTCGAGTCGGAATAGACCGTGACGTCCGACCCCTCGAACTTGAGCGCTTCGAGCGCCGCGCAGACGGCCGTCAGCTCCATGCGGTTGTTGGTCGTCAGGCGGAATCCCTGCGAAAGCTCCTTGCGGTGAGGGCCCGAAAGCAGCACCGCGCCGTAACCGCCCGGTCCGGGATTCCCCAAGGCCGAGCCGTCGGTGTATATGGTGATTTGTGCCACGCCGGATTATTTCAGCGCCGCCAGCTGCTCCCTGATGGCCGCGATTTTCGCTTCTGCGTCCGCCTGCTTGGCGCGTTCGTTCATGACTACCTTTTCGGGCGCCGACTGCACGAAGCGCTCGTTCGAGAGCTTCTTCATGACGCTTGCGAGGAATCCCTCGTAGTAGGCGAGACTCTCCGTCAGTTTCCCGATTTCGGCTTCGACGTCGATCTTGCCCGCCATCGGCACGAAATACTGGGTCGTCTTGACGATGAACGCCGCGGCCGCGGGGTCTTTCTCCGTCACGGTTTCGACGGCCGTCAGGTTGGCCATTTTCCGCATCACGGGAGCGTATTCGGCGGGGTAGTTCTCGTCGGCGATCACCTTGAGCGTCAGCGCTTCCTTCTGCGGCAGGTTCTTCTGGTTGCGTATGTTGCGCACCGAGGAGATCGCCTCCTTGGCCAGCTCGAACCGGGCCAGCAGGCGCTCGTCGGCTTCGACCGGCTGCGGCATGGGGGCCGTGCAGATCGACTCGCCCTCTTTGCGGGGCGCGAGGTCCTGCCAGATCTCCTCCGTCACGAACGGCATGAAGGGGTGCAGCACGCGCATCAATTCGTCGAAGAATCCGCACGTCGCGGCGAACGTCTCCGCATCGACGGGCTGTCCGTAGGCGGGTTTCACCATTTCGAGGTAGAGACCGCTGAAGTCGTCCCAGAAGAGCTTGTAGGCCGTCATGAACGCCTCCGAAATGCGGTACGACCTGAAGTCCTCGTCGATCTGGCGCAGTGCGCGGCCCAGCGTCTGGCGGAACCATTCGACCGCCAGCCGGTTGTTGTCGTCCTGCGCGGCCTTGTCGTCCGCCGACCAGCCGTTCACCAGCCTGTAGGCGTTCCATATCTTGTTGCCGAAGTTGCGGCCCTGCTCGCAG contains these protein-coding regions:
- a CDS encoding sugar O-acetyltransferase, with the protein product MKSEKEKMLAGEWFDPRDEELTADRDRATLLMHRLNAECPGHDAAYRAALRELCPNAAGFIRAPFYCDYGYNIHIGEGSFVNFDCVFLDLAPIRIGRNTLIGPKVQLLTPHHPLDPDLRATGREAGKPITIGDNCWLGGGVIVCPGVRIGNGAIIGAGSVVTRDIPADSVAVGNPARVTRTLSYT
- a CDS encoding ABC transporter ATP-binding protein, whose protein sequence is MLKIYMRLLGFARPIQKYAIPYFFYSLLYALFNSLTFLLIMPILKTMFDADYTFVYVEKLPPLAFNQEYLTALFNYTYSHLFNEYNPENVLLMLAVVTIFVSLLSNLFRYLGSWTVENMRTRTLQRMRNEMFSKVVDMHVGFFSDQRKGDIISKITSDVGVVQFCITNTLQVAFREPFLIIGYTVMMVAISWELALFSVLFLPVVALIIGSIVKRLRHPARTSQQRMGELVSTLDESLSGIKVIKSYNAVDYIKQKFYDLNADLARLTLSMARRQQLASPMSEFLGISAVGVILVFGGSLVFKGSLSPEGFIAFVAMFSQITRPVRTFIDQFANINQGIAAGERIFSIIDAQSEIQDKPGALELNGLKDKIEFRDIHFSYDGSREVIDGISFDIKRGETVALVGPSGGGKSTLSELVPRFYDVTAGDILIDGVSIRDYTQESLRAHMSVVSQDTVLFNDTIEGNIAMGKAGASHEEIVEAARIANADCFITEAPEGYRTNIGDRGVKLSGGQRQRLSIARAVLKNPDILILDEATSALDTESEKLVQDALNKLLEGRTSVVIAHRLSTIHNADKIIVVDHGRIAEQGTHAELMARGGIYAKLIELQSFE
- a CDS encoding TraR/DksA family transcriptional regulator; translated protein: MADERTRYSDAELEEFKQLILKKLENARADYELLRATITHTADNDTEDTSPTFKVLEEGAATLSKEESGRLAAHQMKFIHNLEMALVRIENKTYGICKTTGKLIPKERLMKVPHATECIEAKEGRR
- a CDS encoding PAS domain-containing sensor histidine kinase, whose amino-acid sequence is MFTSGAPDLQSLMQLLDAAQMGWWKADFRTGELFFSDYIVDLLGLGSNRAAVGELMPLTREDYRTRIHNEFLSLKVGNHFDETFPVVLPEGEIWIHTQLVRKQSDPQQGIKLFGYLQRVPVAGRKEADVLTLESNYYAVLKENKHMDELLDHLPIGYFRIRLLYDDDGQATDYLFLSVNQTAQQILGVDAADYLDKTAREIDIPVDRHIDELAAIRLGDYKMDQWHASKTGRYCRSFLYNTPNDATEIVILILDITDVVTAHQALDEKEKLLRNVIQNAPIGIEIYDRTGHLVDINARDLEMFGVTDPAGIRGLSIFDNPNFSAEIKDCIREGRGTDFTTRYDFSKARSYYDTSRSGYIDWTARIRCLYNDTGEITHYLLINIDNTELRQTQDRLTEFEALFRLISEYAQVGYINYNLCNKEGYAQSVWLRNYGEADTAAIGDVIGKYRHIPPDDRTVLLNRLAQFESGEIQSASVSCRVLHDDGRTTWIKIHLICRDYRPQEQVIDMLGINYDITALKQTEQELIAAKERAEESNKLKTAFLANMSHEIRTPLNAIVGFSQLLTTEEDPEVRKEYNDIVSLNNGLLLQIISDVLDLSRIESGHADLVRTRFDLRTLCREAVETFRLQTPEEVVLDVEKGLPSCTVCQYRQGLMQILANFIRNALKFTPKGFVTVGFERKRDRLSLYVRDTGIGIPAEELDKIFERFYKVDTFTQGTGLGLSICKSIAEQMGAQIGVDSAVGEGSCFRVEMPIAE
- the ileS gene encoding isoleucine--tRNA ligase, with translation MKFKEYKGLDLAQTAADVLGEWDARDTFHKSITTREGHPAFVFYEGPPSANGTPGIHHVMARTIKDVFCRYKTQQGYLVHRKAGWDTHGLPVELGVEKKLGITKEDIGKKITIEEYNRTCREAVMEFTGMWEDLTRKMGYWVNMDDPYITYDNKYIETLWWLLKQLFDKGLLYKGYTIQPYSPAAGTGLSTHELNQPGCYRDVKDTTCTAQFEVIRDQKSEKLFAGVEGPLYFLAWTTTPWTLPSNTALAVGPAIEYVKVKCRNPYTDRPQTVILAKELVPAYFTKKMEGTYEITGESWQGPELEGIRYEQLIPWVKPMGDAFRVIVGDYVTTSDGTGIVHIAPTFGADDDRVGRAAGIAPLFMVDKAGKNQPMVDRQGKFFLLEELDPEFVKNNVDAAKYREYAGRYVKNAYDPNIACDAETTLDIDIAVMLKAENKAFKIEKHTHSYPHCWRTDKPVLYYPLDSWFIRTTALRERMIELNKTIRWKPESTGTGRFGKWLEGLVDWNLSRSRFWGTPLPVWATEDYSELKCIGSIEELTGEIEKSVAAGFMKENPYKNFKVGDMSAENYSTKNIDLHRPYVDGIVLVSSKGEPMKRESDLIDVWFDSGAMPYAQLHYPFENGGEHFKTVYPADFIAEGVDQTRGWFFTLHAIASMLFDSVAFKNIISNGLVLDKNGNKMSKRLGNGVDPFEVLATYGADATRWYMISNSQPWDNLKFDRDGVDEVRRKFFGTLYNTYSFFALYANVDGFTGREPEVPVEKRPEIDRWIISLLNTLVRDVTRSLEDYDPTPAARAIQEFVGENLSNWYVRLNRKRFWGGGMNEDKLAAYQTLYTCLETVSMLAAPFAPFISDRIFCDLNAVSGRHTDESVHLSTFPKADGKLIDADLEEMMSLAQRVSSMVLALRRKVSIKVRQPLTKILIPVLDPAMAQHIAAVKTLIMNEVNVKEIELIENTAGIITKRIKPNFKTLGPRYGKYMKQIAAMTAEFTQERIAEIEAAPETILDLGAEKIAVTPADFEITSEDMPGWLVASEGKLTVALDITVTEELRAEGVARELINRIQNIRKDSGFEVTDKIRVEIEQKELVADAVAKYAGYIASQTLAVEVKTAAQPAGGVIVDSDVDDEPVRIAVTRI
- the rnhA gene encoding ribonuclease HI, producing the protein MAQITIYTDGSALGNPGPGGYGAVLLSGPHRKELSQGFRLTTNNRMELTAVCAALEALKFEGSDVTVYSDSKYVVDAVTKGWVFGWEKKRFAGKKNPDLWMRFLRIYRRHNVRFVWVKGHADTVENNRCDQLAVAAANDKAHLSEDTGYEPEGR